A stretch of the Nothobranchius furzeri strain GRZ-AD chromosome 5, NfurGRZ-RIMD1, whole genome shotgun sequence genome encodes the following:
- the LOC107379602 gene encoding protein S100-A5 isoform X1, giving the protein MLLCLRCRVDYLKGSRVLHHTYSIFAEGVKVSTATTMARLEQAITSIVDVFSEYASSDCKLNKQELKKMMEKEVQSPELKAKICSGDGDNIPWKLDRNLDRELDFKEFMNGVTTMAKCYYQKKTGKKCDDHK; this is encoded by the exons ATGCTGTTGTGTCTCAGATGTCGTGTCGACTATTTAAAAGGAAGCCGTGTCCTTCATCACACATATTCCATCTTCGCTGAAGGTGTAAAGGTGAGTACAG CTACCACCATGGCTCGTTTAGAACAAGCCATCACCAGCATCGTCGACGTGTTCTCAGAGTACGCCAGCAGTGACTGCAAGCTGAACAAGCAGGAGCTGAAGAAGATGATGGAGAAGGAAGTCCAAAGCCCCGAGCTCAAG GCAAAGATTTGCTCAGGTGACGGTGACAATATCCCGTGGAAGCTGGATAGGAACCTCGACAGAGAGCTCGACTTCAAGGAGTTCATGAATGGTGTGACAACCATGGCTAAATGCTACTACCAAAAAAAGACAGGCAAAAAGTGTGACGATCACAAATAA
- the s100w gene encoding protein S100-A6 isoform X1, with product MCVCVCVRGRVHVCATQRVHCLRGPTSAAAGDTDVSILHLENRSCQAFHPASTMARLDQVITSIVNIFIQYADDEGNKGQLNKEELKKLLEQEIQSPELKDKISANDIEEAMEMLDKNHDGEVNFREFCRCVSDLAKCYYHKQTGRGGRRGRGKGPEEGQGD from the exons atgtgtgtgtgtgtgtgtgtgaggggtcgtgtgcatgtgtgtgccacACAGCGAGTTCACTGTTTAAGAGGCCCGACTTCAGCTGCAGCTGGTGACACAGACGTTTCCATTCTTCACCTGGAGAACAGAAGCTGTCAG GCCTTTCATCCAGCATCCACCATGGCCCGTCTGGATCAGGTCATCACAAGCATCGTGAACATTTTTATTCAATACGCCGACGACGAGGGCAACAAGGGCCAGCTAAACAAAGAGGAGCTGAAAAAGCTGCTGGAGCAGGAGATTCAGAGTCCTGAGCTGAAG GATAAAATCAGTGCAAATGACATAGAGGAAGCCATGGAAATGCTGGACAAAAATCACGACGGCGAGGTGAACTTCCGGGAGTTCTGTAGATGCGTGAGCGACCTGGCGAAATGCTACTACCACAAGCAGACGGGCCGAGGTGGCCGGAGAGGCAGGGGCAAAGGGCCGGAGGAGGGGCAGGGAGACTGA
- the s100w gene encoding protein S100-A6 isoform X2 — protein MARLDQVITSIVNIFIQYADDEGNKGQLNKEELKKLLEQEIQSPELKDKISANDIEEAMEMLDKNHDGEVNFREFCRCVSDLAKCYYHKQTGRGGRRGRGKGPEEGQGD, from the exons ATGGCCCGTCTGGATCAGGTCATCACAAGCATCGTGAACATTTTTATTCAATACGCCGACGACGAGGGCAACAAGGGCCAGCTAAACAAAGAGGAGCTGAAAAAGCTGCTGGAGCAGGAGATTCAGAGTCCTGAGCTGAAG GATAAAATCAGTGCAAATGACATAGAGGAAGCCATGGAAATGCTGGACAAAAATCACGACGGCGAGGTGAACTTCCGGGAGTTCTGTAGATGCGTGAGCGACCTGGCGAAATGCTACTACCACAAGCAGACGGGCCGAGGTGGCCGGAGAGGCAGGGGCAAAGGGCCGGAGGAGGGGCAGGGAGACTGA
- the LOC107379602 gene encoding protein S100-A5 isoform X2 → MARLEQAITSIVDVFSEYASSDCKLNKQELKKMMEKEVQSPELKAKICSGDGDNIPWKLDRNLDRELDFKEFMNGVTTMAKCYYQKKTGKKCDDHK, encoded by the exons ATGGCTCGTTTAGAACAAGCCATCACCAGCATCGTCGACGTGTTCTCAGAGTACGCCAGCAGTGACTGCAAGCTGAACAAGCAGGAGCTGAAGAAGATGATGGAGAAGGAAGTCCAAAGCCCCGAGCTCAAG GCAAAGATTTGCTCAGGTGACGGTGACAATATCCCGTGGAAGCTGGATAGGAACCTCGACAGAGAGCTCGACTTCAAGGAGTTCATGAATGGTGTGACAACCATGGCTAAATGCTACTACCAAAAAAAGACAGGCAAAAAGTGTGACGATCACAAATAA
- the LOC107379601 gene encoding protein S100-G encodes MSGSGIKTAIAILQKTFDKYAGAEGDPHTLSKKEVATMLKAELPEIDALLNQPDPKDPKQKQKQDKANEFFQMLDEDGDGTVSFHEYIIFCATLAMLC; translated from the exons ATGTCTGGGTCTGGAATCAAAACGGCCATTGCAATCCTCCAAAAGACTTTCGACAAGTATGCTGGAGCCGAGGGAGACCCACACACTCTGAGCAAGAAAGAAGTTGCTACAATGCTTAAAGCTGAGCTCCCTGAAATAGAT GCACTGCTCAATCAGCCTGACCCCAAAGACCCGAAGCAGAAGCAAAAACAAGATAAAGCAAATGAATTTTTCCAAATGCTGGATGAAGACGGCGACGGCACTGTCAGCTTCCACGAGTACATCATCTTCTGTGCAACCCTGGCCATGCTATGCTAG